The following coding sequences lie in one Lolium perenne isolate Kyuss_39 chromosome 2, Kyuss_2.0, whole genome shotgun sequence genomic window:
- the LOC139835547 gene encoding uncharacterized protein — protein sequence MVESKRKAAYETRKRKMQQQQSGPSNPKYRSPPPTRSSNPPQRNPTSAPAYHPNTFNANRSAPQHRTGGGGYNNNPRPNPPARPQGDECFSCGNPGHFSRECPTKMRTPQRANAPRPNQAQARTASGKKPVNKKQANAAHGHLNHASAEEAEEAPDIVMGLIRPSASPWGSPVIFVDKRDGTIRLCVDYRRLNDITIKNKYPLPKIDDLFDQMNGAKVFSKIDLRTRYHQLKVRESDIPKTAFTTRYGLYEYTVMSFGLTNAPAYFMNLMNKVFMEYLDKFVVVFIDDILIYSKTEEEHEEHLRLVLGTLRQHRLYAKFSKCQFWLKEVGFLGHVLSAGGLSVDPSLIKSIVDRQPPKNVTEDKKFEWTDKCEESFQELKRRLVSAPILTMPDVTKDFVIYCDASKLGLGSVLLQEGKTGGQIERVNQILEDILRACVLAYGTKWEDCLPFAEFSYNNSYQASLQMAPFEALYGRKCRTPLNWSETGESQVFGPDVLREAEEQVQLIRDRLKAAQCRQKSYADTKHRELTFSIGDFAYLRVTPLKGMKHFHVKGKLAPRYIGPFKVLGRKGEVSYQLELPPELSEFHDVYHISQLRKCLQAPDKSEIFKDIDYRAIDLNHNLTYRENPIRILEEAVRVTHRRKIKFFKVQWSNHSEDEATWEREDYLRHEFPYLFKLLAVESRDEILLRGEGL from the exons ATGGTGGAATCCAAGCGCAAGGCTGCTTATGAGACCAGGAAGCGCAAGATGCAACAACAACAGAGTGGACCAAGCAACCCCAAGTACCGCAGCCCGCCTCCTACCAGATCATCTAATCCGCCCCAGAGAAACCCCACCTCAGCTCCTGCATACCATCCCAACACCTTCAACGCCAACCGTTCAGCTCCACAGCATCGTACCGGAGGGGGAGGTTATAACAACAACCCTCGCCCCAATCCGCCAGCTCGTCCTCAAGGAGATGAATGTTTTTCTTGTGGGAATCCGGGGCACTTCTCTCGTGAGTGCCCTACCAAGATGAGGACGCCTCAACGCGCCAACGCACCAAGGCCCAATCAAGCTCAAGCTAGGACGGCGTCAGGAAAGAAGCCGGTTAACAAGAAGCAAGCCAATGCCGCCCATGGTCACCTGAACCATGCCAGCGCTGAAGAGGCCGAGGAAGCTCCGGACATTGTGATGG gtctgatccgACCTAGTGCTTCACCATGGGGAtcgcctgtgatcttcgtggacaaAAGAGATGGAACCATTCGTCTATGTGTGGATTACCGGAGGCTAAATGATATCACCATCAAGAATAAGTATCCCCTGCCCAAGATCGATGACCTATTCGACCAGATGAATGGAGCCaaggttttctccaagatagaccttcGCACCAGGTATCACCAACTCAAAGTCAGAGAATCAgacattcccaagactgcctttactACCCGTTACGGATTGTACGAGTACACCGTAATGTCCTTTGGACTCACCAATGCCCCCgcctacttcatgaatctcatgaacaaaGTCTTCATGGAATACCTCGACAAATTCGTCGtagtgttcatcgacgacattttgaTATACTCTAAAACTGAAGAAGAGCATGAAGAGCATCTGCGACTCGTTTTGGGTACCCTTAGGCAACATCGACTCTATGCTAAGTTCAGTAAATgccagttttggctcaaggaagttGGATTTCTTGGCCACGTCTTATCGGCCGGAGGACTCTCTGTTGATCCCTCTCTGATCAAGTCCATTGTGGATCGACAACCCCCTAAGAACGTTACGGAA gataagaagtttgaatggacagaTAAGTGTGAGGAGAGTTTCCAAGAATTAAAAAGGCGACTTGTCTCAGCTCCCATCTTGACCATGCCCGACGTCACCAAGGACTTCGTGatctattgtgatgcttccaagcttGGTCTCGGAAGTGTCTTactgcaagaaggaaag ACCGGAGGACAGATTGAAAGGGTAAACCAGATTCTGGAAGACATACTTCGAGCCTGCGTTCTTGCTTATGGAACcaaatgggaagattgcctaccgtTCGCCGAGTTCTCGTATAACAACAGCTACCAGGCCAGTCTTCAgatggcaccttttgaagctctCTATGGAAGAAAGTGCCGAACCCCTCTCAACTGGTCCGAGACCGGAGAAAGCCAAGTGTTCGGGCCTGATGTACTTCGAGAAGCCGAGGAACAAGTTCAGCTTATCCGTGACCGTCTGAAAGCTGCACAGTGCcgccagaagagttacgccgacacaAAGCATCGGGAATTGACTTTCAGCATCGGAGATTTCGCCTATCTTCGAGTAACTCCCCTCAAAGGAATGAAACATTTCCATGTCAAGGGCAAGCTTGCGCCAAGGTATATTGGCCCTTTCAAGGTACTGGGTCGAAAAGGAGAAGTGTCCTACCAACTTGAACTGCCCCCTGAATTGTCAGAGTTCCATGACGTCTACCATATCTCTCAACTTCGGAAATGTCTCCAAGCACCAGACAAATCCGAAATCTTCAAGGATATCGATTATCGGGCAATCGACCTTAATCACAACTTAACCTACAGAGAGAACCCCATTCGTATTTTGGAGGAAGCCGTTAGAGTTACTCACCGGAGGAAGATTAAGTTCTTCAaagtccaatggagtaaccactctgaagatgaagccacctgggaaagagAGGATTATCTAAGACATGAGTTTCCCTATCTGTTCAAGCTCCTAGCcgtggaatctcgggacgagattcttttaaggggggaaggtctgtAA